The genome window TTCAGACGCTGTTCAGTTTGCTGCGACACGCCCGGATCGGGCACGCGGAAACCCGCCCGCGGGCGCTGCGGACGCGCGACGGGGATCACAACGCGCGCGGCGTCCAGGATATTCCCCATTCGCCACGTCCGCCCCACCGGACCGCAATTCCGCAAAAACGCCTCGAACGGTCACCATTCGTGTTCATCTCAACACGGGTGGTGCGGGCTCGTTTCGGAAACGATTCACCGATTTCGATCTTGGTAATCCCGGCCGGGAGTTCGATCTTGCGTTCGCACAGCGAACGCGCGATCGGATATCGGCCACGTGTCCCGCCGGCAGCCGCACGCGGCTCCGTCCGACGTCGGAGCGGCCTTCGGCGAGCGCCCGGCGGGACGGGACGTGCGGCCGTCTCCGATCCCGCCCCGCGAGACGGATCGTCCAACTGGCGGTACCCACTACGACGATGTCCGGGACGCTTGTTGCGACCCGGGCCGATCCGGACGCCGATCCGACGAGGCGCGCGTGCTGGTGGTCGCGACCTGGTAGGAAGGCTGGCGGCGGACATGATCTGGCCGCCGCCGCCGGCGACGAGGCCGGAGCGGGCCCCGCGCAGTCGCGTGTGGTCCGAACGGGCTACTCGCCACAAGCGAACGCCAGTAACGTGAAACGACCTCGCCACGCCAGCGGCTGGCACGCGCGCGAGAACCCCACGGGAGAAATGGCCGATGACGGACGATGCAGACCGGCAGAGCGACAGGTTTCGCGGGCTGCAGCGCTGGGCAGGCGGGAACACCGGATCGCAGAGCAGGACCGACTCCGGTTCCACCTGGTTCTCCAACCCATCCACCGGCCCGCAGCAGCCGCCGCAGGCCGCGCAGCCGCCCCCGCAGGCCGCGCAGCAGCCGCCCGAGCAGCCCAGGACGCCCGAGCAGCGCTACGCCGCGGCGATCGCCGAGATGAACCGCATCGTCGCGACGCTGGACTTCGATGCGCTGCACTGGGTCACCGACGTCTTCCGCACCACCGCGAGCGCGCTGCACGAGAGCGACCCGGCGCGTGCCGGCGTGCTGAACAACCTGGGCAGCGCGGCGCAGCTCACCCACCTGCGGACCGGTGACCGCGCCGACCTCGAGGACGCCGTCGCCTACTACCGCTCGGCCGCGTCGACCGCCCGCGACGACGACCCCGACCTGGTGCTCTACCGCTGCAACCTCGCGCTGGCGCTGGCCGACCAGGCCGGCCGGAGCGGCGACGCCGAGGGCGCCGCCGAGAGCATCCGGGTGGCGCGCGAGGCGGTCGAGGGGACCCCGCGCCGCGACCAGCGCAGGGGCATGGCGCTGGTGCGCCTCGGCAACGCGCTCAAGCTGCACGCCAGGCTGGCCGACGACCCGAAGTCCGACGACGAGTCGATCAACGTCTTCCGCGAGGCGGTCCGCAGCAGCGCGGCCGGCGACTCCGCGCCGGAGCTGCTGATCAACCTCGGCTCGGCGCTGCTGCGCCGCTACGAGCGGGCCGCGGCGGTCGAGGACCTGGACGAGGGCATCACCCACCTGAGCACCGGCGCCGGGGCCATGGCCGACAGCGACCCGCGCCGCACCGCGCTGTGCCACCTGGCCAACGCGCAGCGGCTGCGCTTCCAGCACAACGGCGACCTCGCCGACCTCAACGCCGCGATCAACGAGCTGATCGGCGTGCTCGGGGTGCTGGACGCGGGCCACCCGCTGCTGGGCAAGGCGATCTGGAACCTCGCGGCCACGGTCATCGAGCACGTCGACTGCACGGGTGAGCCAAGCCAGCTGCGCCGGGTGCTGCGTCCGATCACCCCGGCGGTGCGCGGCATCTCGGGCGACGACGCGGATCGCGCGGTCGCGCTCGCCGGCTACGGGGCCCTGCTGCGCAGGCACTTCCTGCACGGCGCCGAGGCACCGGTGATCGACGCCGCTGTCACCGCCTGCGAGGCCGCCGCGGACTCGGCCGCGGACTCGGCCAAGCGCTACGCGGTGCTCAACTCGCTGGCCACGACGCTGGTGTCCCGCTACGAGCACAGCCCGGACCTGGCCGACCTGGACCGCGCCGAGGAGGTCGCGCGGGAGGCCGCCGAGCTCTCGCCGCAGGAGAGCAGGCCGCAGCACACCGCGCTGACGCTGCTCGGGCTGGTCACCATGCACCGCTTCCGGCAGACCTCCCGGACCCGCGACCTGGAGTCCGCCGTCGACCACTTCGACCGGGCGCTGTCGGCGATGCCCGAGGACGCGCCCGCGCGGGCGGCCGTCGCAACGCACCTGGGCCGGGCGCTGCAGACGCTGCACCAGCGTTCCGGCCGCCGCAAGCTCTACCGCTGGGCGCGGCGGATCCTCACCGAGGCGGCGGCGCAGGCCACCGCCCCGGCCGATCAGCGGCTGCGCGCGGCGAGCCTGTGCGGCCGGCTCGCCGCGCAGGCGCAGCGCTGGGCCGAGGCGCTGGAGTCGTTCAGCACGGCGCTGGAGCTGCTGCCGCTGGTCACCAGGGGCAAGCGGGTGGTCGCCTCACCCGGCGTGCAGCAGCGGTGGGCGTTGATCACCGCGGACGCGGCGGCGTGCGCGGTGGAGAACGGCGAGCCCGAGCGCGCGGTGGAGCTGCTGGAGCACGGCCGGTCGGCGATCCTGGCCGACTTCCTGCCCACCGGTGGCGAGCTGGGCGAGCTGCACCGCGACCATCCGGACCTGGCCGACGAGGCGGTGCGGCTGCGCAGGCTGCTGGACCGGCCGGACGAGGAACCGGCGCTGGCCGGCCTGGTCGATCCCGACCTGGGCAGGCTCACCACCGCGTGGGCGGCGCTGGTCGACGAGGTGCGCGCGATCCCCGGCCACGAGAACCACCTGCGGCCACTGCCCATCGGCGAGCTCGCGCGGGCGGCCGACGAGGGCGCTGTGGTGCTGGTCAACCTCAGCCGCTACCGCTCCGACGCGCTGATCGTCTTCGGCGGGCGGGTGCTGACCGTGCCGCTGTCCAAGGCGACGCCGGACTTCGCCGCGACGCAGGCGGCCAACGCCCTCGCGGCGGTCCAGGACCAGGACCCCGAGCCGCTGGCAGAGGCGCTGGACTGGCTGTGGCAGAACATCACGCGCCCGGTCCTGGACCGGATGGGCTACCTGGGCTCGCCCGGCTCCGGCCAGCGCTGGCCGCGGATCTGGTGGAACGTGATGGGCGCGGCGGCGTTCCTGCCGGTGCACGCCGCCACCGGGCGCTCCGGCGACAGCGCGCTGGACCGCGTGATCTCCTCTTACACCCCGACCCTGGGCTGCCTGATCCGCGCCAGGCACCGACCGCACCCGGAAGGCGGCAAGCCGCTGCTGGCGGCGGGTTCGGCCGAGCAGGTCGGCCGCGAGCTGCCGCGGCAGAACCAGGTGCTGGCGCGGTACTGGCCGACGGCGGCGGTGGTGTCGACGGAGAGCACCAGCCCCACCGACCTGCTCCGGCTGCTGCCGCAGCACCCGTGGCTGCACGTGTGCGAGCCGAGCACGCAGTACCCGTCGCAGCCCGCGGCGGGCCTGGTCCTGGACCGGGAGGCACCGCACCGCCCGCTGGGCGTGGTCGAGTTCGGCCAGCTCGCGCTGGAGCAGGCCGAGTTCTGCTACCTGGGCCAGTGCGCGAGCGCCGCCGACACCCCGTCGGCGGCGGCGATGTCGCTGGCCGCGACGGTGGCCTTCACCGGCTTCACCCACGTCGTGGGGACGCTGTGGGAGGTCGACGAGGACAGCAGCGTGGAGGCGGTCGCCGACGTCTACAAGACCGCGTTCGGGCAGGACGCGACGGCCACCGACCACTGCGCCCACGCCCTGCACGACAGCGCCCGGCGGCTGCGCGAGTACTACCCGGACTCGCCCGACCGCTGGGCCGGGCACGTCCACGTCGGCCCCTGATCGCACCCGTGACGGCCCGGTGCGGCGGGGCACCGGGCCGTCACCTCAGCGCTGCGTGATCTTGTTGATCTTCCAGCGATCGCCCTGCTTCTCCACGCCGACCACGATCTGCGCCGGGCCCACGTTGGTCTGCCCGCTGTCGGTGCGCACGGCCTGCTGGTCGACGAACAGCAGCACCTCGGCGCGGTCGTCCTGCAGCCGGGTGACCCCGCTGGCCTTGACGGTGGTGGTGACGACCAGCTTCTGCAGCGGCGCCTGCTGCTTGACGGTGGCGAACAGCCGGTTGTACTCGTCGACCGCCTGGCCGGTGAGGACCTCGTTGGCGGCCCGCTCGGTCTTGGCGGTGTCGGCGAAGTCGTAGGAGAAGACCTTCGTCACGGCGTCGCTCACCTGGCCGTTGATCTCGCTGGTCGCCGGGCCGTCGGTCAGCGCGTCGTTGGCGGCGGGCCCGCTCACCTGCAACGAGCGCACCTGCAACCCGAACAACAGCGCGAGGACCGCGAACACGGCGGTCGCGACCAGCAGTGCGGTGATGAGCACGCGGTTGCCGCGGCCGGTGCCTTCTTCGTGCGGAAGCGGCGTGGCCTCCGTCCGCGGTTCGTGGCGCACCTGCTCGGTCACCGACTCCTGCGCAGGGCTTGCGGGCTTCTCTTCGGCAGGCCGGGTGTCCGCGGACTGGGCGTCAGTCGACTCGACTTTCTCGGAGTCATCGTCGGCATCGGCGTCGTCGATCTCGGCGGACCGCACGGGCGCGACGCCGACCACACCGTTCTCGACGACGACTTCCTGCGCGGACTCCGTCGGCTCCGGCTCATCGGCCGTCCCGGTCGGCTCGACGTGCTCAGGCGTCTCCTCGACCTCGGCGGCGGACCGCCCACCGGTGCCGGTCCTGCCGTTCTCGGTGGCGCGCCTGCGGAGCCCTGCCACGCGGGGACGGGCTCGGGAGCTTGCGGGCTGGCGGGGATTGGGCACTGGGTCACTCCTAGAACTGCGGTGGCACGCGCCGCGCGCGTCAGCCGACCGCCACGGTGCCGAGGTTGCTGAGCTTCCACCGGTCGCCGTCGCGGGCCAGCTCGGCCTGGTAGCGGTTGCGCTTGACCGCGGGTGGCTGGTTCTCCGGCGCGACCGCGACCTCCACGACCGCGATCATCCGCGCCTTGCCCGCCTGCGCGTCCAGCTCGGTGAGCGCGGCGTCGAGCACCTTGCCTTCGGTCACCGTCCTGGCCTCGGAGATCTTGGCGGCGTTGGCCTGGCGGCCGGCCTGGATCTGGTCGCGCAGCGGACCCGTCGAGCTGTCCACCCACAGGTCCAGGCCGTGCTGGACGTCGCGGAAGTCGAGCGTGTTGAAGTTGACCACCGCCTGCCTGCCCGCCTCGAGCGCGGCATCGCGCTCGCGCGCGACGTCCAGCGAGCCGCTGTTCGCCGCGCTCGCCCACGACACGCCGAAGAACCCCGCCGAGATGACGGACACGGCGAGCGCGGCCGACGCCGCGACCAGCCCCCACCTGGGGTTGCGCCGCGGATTCTCGATGACCATCGCTCCTCCTCTCGGTTTGCCTGCGGTTCGTCGGCGTCCTACTGGCCGGGCGCGTTCTGCGCACCGCGCACCGAGGTGTCGCTGCCCGGCGGCTCGGCGCAGTACGCCTGGGTGTTCAGCGGCACCGGGGTCATCTCGTTGCCCGGCCGCCGCTGCGTGGACTCGTAACCGGCGGTGCAGGGTAGCGGGTCGAAAACGTTGAGCACCAGGCCGAAGTGGGCCCGGCCGTCACCGGGCATCACCGAGTTGCTGGCGGTGACCACGGCCGGGTAGAGCGTCATGAGCTGCTCGACGCCGTCCTTGTGGGCCGAGATCAGCTGCGAGGTGCTGGTCAGGTTCGCCAGCAGCGGCCCGAGCTGGTCGTTCTCCCGGATCAGTCCGCTGACCTGCGCGGCCGCAGGCGGCGCCTGCTGGATCACCGAGCGCAGGTCGCCGTCGGAGCGCTGCAGTTGCTCGGAGAGCAGCCGCAGGTCCTGGCTGAAGGAGCGGATCGACGAGCCCTGCTCGTTCTGCGTCGCCAGCACCGTCTTGCCGTCGGCAAGCAGCTGCTTGGTCTGCGGCAGGTGCTGCTGTGCGGCGGCGGTGAACTCGCGGGTGGTGTCGATGACCCGCTGGAGGTTGCCGCCGTTGTCCCGGAAGGCGGTGCCGAGCTCGTTGACGACCGTGCGAAGCGACTCGGTCGGCACCGACTTGGAGAACGCGTCCAGGTTGGTCATCAGGTCCTCGACCGGCAGCGGCGTCTGCGTCCGCTCCTGGGCGATCACCGAGCCTTCGCGCAGGTAGGGGCCGCGGTCGGACTTGGGCCGCAGGTCGACGTACTGCTCGCCGACGGCCGAGCGCAGCGCGACGACCGCCTCCACGTCGGCGGGGATGCGCGTGCCGGAGTCGATGTCCAGCGGCACCTCCACGCCGTCGTGGGTCAGCCGCATGGTGCCGACCCGCCCGACGGGAACGCCGCGGTAGGTCACCTCGGCGTTGTCGAAGACGCCGCCGGTGTCGGCGAGCTGCATCGTCACGACGTAGCCGCGCGAGCCGAACAGCCGGTCCAGCCCGGCGTAGCGGGCGCTGGTGTAGCCGACCCCGACCAGGGCGATGGCGAGGAACGCGACGATCTGGAGCCGTACCTTCCGCGAGATCATCTGTCTCCTCCACCGAAGAGGTTCTCCCACCAGCTACCGGACTCCTTCTCGGGTTCCGGTTTCGGCTGGGGGTGGGTGGTCGGGCTCTGCTCCGGGGCGGGCTGCTCCGGCGTGAGACCCGGCAGCGGCAGCGGCGGCAACCCGTTCGGCGGGTGGATCAGCGGCTGCCTGCTGCGGCCGAGGTTGTCCAGGATGTTGGTCAGGTTGAGATCGACGTTGACGTAGAGGTTGGTGTAGTCGCTGCCCTTGATGCCTTCCACGGCGTTGTCCGGGAACGGGAAGGTGAGCAGCACCTCCAGCGACTTGGGCAGGTCCTCGCCCGCCGCCGCCAGCTCGCGCAGCGTCGGCGCGAGCTGGTTGAGGTTGTGCACCAGGTCGTCCTTGCTCTGGTCGACCACGTTCGTGGCGACACCGCTGAGCTTGTCCAGCGACTGGAGCATGGTGACCAGCTGGCCACGCTGCTCGTTGAGGACACGGAGTCCGGGCTCGATGTCGCGCAGGGCGGTGTCGATGTTGCCGCGCTGGGCGTTGAGGCTGGCGCTGAGCCGGTTGACGCTGTCCAGGGCGCGGGTGATGTCGCCGCGCTGCGCGTCCAGGCCCGCGACCAGCTCGTCCACGTTGGACAGCAGGCTGCGCACGTCGGACTCGCGGCCCTCCAGCGCGGCGTTGAGCTCCTTGGTGATGTTCTGCAGCTGCGCGACGCCGCCGCCGTTTAGGAGCATGGACATCGCGCCCAGCACCTCTTCGACTTCGGGGTTGCGGCTGGTGCGCGCCAGGTCGATCACGTCGCCGTCGACCAGTTTGCCCACCGGCTGCACCGGTTCGGCGGGCTGACCGAGCTCGACGTACTTCTCGCCCAGCAGGCTGGACTGGCGCAGCCGGGCGGTGGCGTTGGCCGGCAGCCTCACGTCACCGTTGACCTGCACCGTCACCTCGGCCTGCCAGGAGTCCCGGGCGAGCCCGATCTCCGAGACGCGGCCGACCGGCACGTCGTTGACCCGCACGCCGGCGTTGGGCACCAGGTCCAGCACGTCCTGGAAGCGCACCTTCACCGTGTAGGGGTCGCTGCCGACGTCGGCGCCGCCGGGCAGCGGCATGCTGTCGACGCCGCGGAACCCGCAGCCGCTGAGCAGCACGAGCGCCGCCGCGCCCAGCGCGACCAGCCGCACCGTCGCGGACGGCCGCCGCATGCCGCGCGGCCCTATTCTGCGCGCCATCACCGGCCACCTCCCTGCGACGGGTCGACGAGCGGCAGGGGAAGCGGTGGCAGCTGGCCCTTCTGCAGGGAGTTGATGGCCTGCGCCGGTGTGGGCAGCGGTGCCACGCCGTCGATGACCGGTTGCAGCGACTTGCAGGCGTCGGCCAGCGACAGCGGCACGTCCTGGCGGCCCGACTGCCGCAGGAGCTTGCAGACCGACACCAGCGGCGGCTGGTTCAGCTCGTTGATGTTCGCCCGGGTGTCGAGGGTGCCCGACGCGCCGTTGTAGGCGTTGTTCAGGTTGCTCAGCGCCAGCGGTGCGTTGTTCAGCGACTCGTCGAGCGCGGCCTTCTGCTTCACCAGGACCTGCGCGACGCCGTTGAGCTGGTCCACGTTGGACTTGAGGTTCGCCCGGTTGTCGCGCACGAAGCCCTCGACCTTGCCCAGCGCGACCGCGAGCTCGGCCATCGCCGCGGCGAAGTCCCCGCGCTCTGCGGCGAGGAAGGAGCTGACCTGCTGCATCTGGGTGTTGAACCGCCGGACCTGCTCGTCGTTGGCAGCCAGCATGGAGGTGAAGCGCTGGAGGTTGTCGACGGTGCCGAAGAACTCCTCGCTGTTGCCCGACATCGTCGTGCCCAGCTCGCCGAGGTGGCGGATGGAGTCGGCGAGCGCCTTGCCGTTGCCGTCCAGGTTGGCCGCACCGGTGTTGAGCAGCTCGGTCAGCGCCCCGTCGGCGTTGGCGCCCTGCGGCCCGAGCGCCGTGGTCAGCTGGTTGAGGCTGCGGTAGACCTGGTCGAGCTCGACCGGCGTCGCGGTCCGATCACTTGGGATGACCGCGCCGTCCTCCATCGTCGGGCCGCCCTTGTAGACCGGTGCGAGCTGCACGTAGCGGTCGCTGACGACGCTGGGCGAGACCAGCACGGCGCCCGCGTCGGCGGGGACGTCGACGTCGCGGTCCAGCGACATGTCCACGCGCACCGTCCTGCCGTTGGGCCTGACCTCGTCGACGGTGCCGACCGCGACGCCCAGGATCCGGACGTCGCCGCCCGGGTAGACGCCGACCGCGGCGTCGAAGTAGGCGGTGATCCGGCGCTCGCTGCCGCTGAACAGCCACCACACGCCTGCGGTGGCGGCCAGCGCGAGCACGCAGGCCACGGCCAGCATCCGGGTCAGCGGGGGTTTCCTCATGGCTGGCAGCCCTTCTGGTTGATCGGGCCGACGGCGGGTGGCAGCAGACCGCAGATGTAGGTGTCGAACCAGCGGCCGTTGCCGAGCACGTTGGAGAACAGCCGGGTGAACGGCGCGAACCTCGCCAGGCTCGCGTCGAGGTTGTCCTGGTTGCGCTGGAGCAGCTTGGTCACCCGGTCGAGCTGCTCCAGGGTCGGGCCGAGCTGCGCGGCGTTGTCGTCGACCAGCCCGCTCAGCTGCGCCGACAGCTCGCGGGTGCCGTCCAGCAGCGACGAGATCGACTCCCGCCGGTGGCGGATCTCCTCCAGCAGCAGGTTCCCGTCGGCCAGCAGCCTCTCGAACTCCGCGTTGCGGTCGGCGACGGTTTTCGACACGTTGCTGGTGTTGGTCAGCAGCTGTTCGAGCTGCTCGTCGCGCGAGGCGATGGTCCGCGACAGCGCCGAAAGGCCGTCGAGCGCGCCGGTGACCTCGTCGGGTGTGCCGGCGAAGGTGTCGGACATGACCCGGAAGCTGTCTGCGAGCTGCTTGGTGTCGATCTGGCCGACCGTGTTGGACAGGTCGCTGAACGCCTCGATGACGTCGTAGGGCGACATCGTGCGCTGCACCGGGATCGGGTCCGAAGTGGAAAGCTCCTGGCCGCCCTGCGGGTCCAGCGCGAGGTACTTCTGCCCGAGCAGCGTCTTGATCTTGATGGCGGCGGTGGTGTGGTCACCGAGCCAGGCGTCCCTGACGCGGAACGACACCGTCACGTGGTCGCCGTCGAGCTCGACGTCGCTGACCGAGCCGACCTTCACCCCGGCCACCCGCACCTCGGCGTCGGGCTTGATGCCCGCCGCCTCGGTGAAGTGCGCCTGGTAGGTCTTGCCGCCCACGAACGGCAGGCTCTCGAAGTTCATCGCGAGGACGACCGCCAGCACCAGCACCAGGATGCCTGCGATGCCGATCTTGAGCGGGTCGCGCTGCTGGAAGGAGCTCATCGCTGACACCTCGGCTGGGTGACCGGCGCGAGCGGCAACGGCAGGTTGAGGTCACCGACCCCGACCGTGCCCTGCGCCTGGCACATGTAGAAGTTGAACCACGATCCGTGCGCCGCGGTGCGACTGATGGTCTCCACCTTCCCGGGCATGTTCTTCAGCCAGTGGTCGGTGAGCCGCTCGTGGTCGTTGAGGTTCTTCGACAGGTCGCCCAGCGCCGCGATGTCCTGCTGGAGACCGGGACGTGCCTCCGACAGCAGCCCGGCGGTGGTGTTGGTGAGCCCGTCCATCGCGGTGACCGCGTCGCCGATCGAGTCGCGGTCGGCGGCCAGGCCGGACACCACCTGCTGCAGCTGCACGATCAGCTCGGAGAGCTGATCGTCGCGTGCGTTGACCGTCTCCAGCGTGCCGTTGAGGTTGTCGATGACCTCACCGATCACCTGGTCCTTCGACGCGATCGTCGAGGTCAGCGACGCGGTGTGGGCCAGCAGGCTCTCCACCGTGCCGCCCTCGCCCTGCAGGACCTGGATGATCTCGAAGGACAGCTTGTTGACGTCCTGCGGCGAGAGCGCCTGGAACAGCGGCTTGAAACCGCCGAGCAGCACGGTCAGGTCCAGCGCGGGACGGGTGCGCTCCAGCGGGATCGTGCCGCCCGCGGGCAGGTAGCGCCCGGGAGAACCGGCGCCCTGCTCCAGCGAGATGTAGCGCTGGCCCACCAGGTTCCGGTACTTGACGGTGGCCGTCACCGACTCCGGCAGCCTGCGGTCGGTGACGCTGAACCGCACCTCGGCGACCCTGCGGTCGACGACGGCGATGTCCTGCACCTCGCCGACCTTGACCCCGGCGATGCGCACCTCGTCACCCTCGTTGAGCGCGGTGACGTCGGTGAACCGCGCGGTGTAGGTCTCGGCCGAACGCAGGTCGTTGTTGGCGATGGTGAGCACCAGAATCCCGGTGGCAAGCACCGTGACCAGCACGAACACCAGGAACTTCACCAGCGGCCCGGTGATGCTGCGACCGTTCACCGGTAACTCACCTCCGCACCGCGCAGAACCGGCCCGACCAGCAGCGAACCCCAGCCCGGCACCTGAGCGGGCTCAACGCCTATCGAAGGCGCCAGCAGCGCGGAGATGAAGTCGCGCTCCATCGGGGAGTTCACCATCCCGAGACCGCCCGCCGACTGCGGCGAAGTGCTCGCCGGGGCGTTGCCCGCGGGCAGGTACTGCTCGCCCATGGACGGCGGCAGCAGCCCGCCGTCGACCGGCCGGGACGCCGGCGGCGGCACCGAACCGTCCTTGAACGGCCCGTCCGGCGGGTACTCCGGCACCGGGTCCGGCAGCGGCTCGACGTCGTAGCAGCGCGGGCCGCGCTTGTCGGCGAACTCCGGCTCGTCCTGGTTGGGGACGTACTTGCCGCGGTGGGGCACCACCTCCAGGGTGATGTGCAGTCCAGGCTCGGAGGTCCCCTCGCCGAACGCCTTGCGCACGATCGGCACGAACTCGTGCATCTGGTTGAGGAAGCAGGTGTACTCCGGCGAGTACTTGGCGAGGACGTCCAGCGTCGGCCGCTGGGCCTCACCGAGCCGGATCAGGTTCTTGCCGTTGTCCTGGAAGAACCGCGTCGCGTCCTGCGAGG of Saccharopolyspora erythraea contains these proteins:
- a CDS encoding CHAT domain-containing protein yields the protein MTDDADRQSDRFRGLQRWAGGNTGSQSRTDSGSTWFSNPSTGPQQPPQAAQPPPQAAQQPPEQPRTPEQRYAAAIAEMNRIVATLDFDALHWVTDVFRTTASALHESDPARAGVLNNLGSAAQLTHLRTGDRADLEDAVAYYRSAASTARDDDPDLVLYRCNLALALADQAGRSGDAEGAAESIRVAREAVEGTPRRDQRRGMALVRLGNALKLHARLADDPKSDDESINVFREAVRSSAAGDSAPELLINLGSALLRRYERAAAVEDLDEGITHLSTGAGAMADSDPRRTALCHLANAQRLRFQHNGDLADLNAAINELIGVLGVLDAGHPLLGKAIWNLAATVIEHVDCTGEPSQLRRVLRPITPAVRGISGDDADRAVALAGYGALLRRHFLHGAEAPVIDAAVTACEAAADSAADSAKRYAVLNSLATTLVSRYEHSPDLADLDRAEEVAREAAELSPQESRPQHTALTLLGLVTMHRFRQTSRTRDLESAVDHFDRALSAMPEDAPARAAVATHLGRALQTLHQRSGRRKLYRWARRILTEAAAQATAPADQRLRAASLCGRLAAQAQRWAEALESFSTALELLPLVTRGKRVVASPGVQQRWALITADAAACAVENGEPERAVELLEHGRSAILADFLPTGGELGELHRDHPDLADEAVRLRRLLDRPDEEPALAGLVDPDLGRLTTAWAALVDEVRAIPGHENHLRPLPIGELARAADEGAVVLVNLSRYRSDALIVFGGRVLTVPLSKATPDFAATQAANALAAVQDQDPEPLAEALDWLWQNITRPVLDRMGYLGSPGSGQRWPRIWWNVMGAAAFLPVHAATGRSGDSALDRVISSYTPTLGCLIRARHRPHPEGGKPLLAAGSAEQVGRELPRQNQVLARYWPTAAVVSTESTSPTDLLRLLPQHPWLHVCEPSTQYPSQPAAGLVLDREAPHRPLGVVEFGQLALEQAEFCYLGQCASAADTPSAAAMSLAATVAFTGFTHVVGTLWEVDEDSSVEAVADVYKTAFGQDATATDHCAHALHDSARRLREYYPDSPDRWAGHVHVGP
- a CDS encoding MCE family protein, with protein sequence MISRKVRLQIVAFLAIALVGVGYTSARYAGLDRLFGSRGYVVTMQLADTGGVFDNAEVTYRGVPVGRVGTMRLTHDGVEVPLDIDSGTRIPADVEAVVALRSAVGEQYVDLRPKSDRGPYLREGSVIAQERTQTPLPVEDLMTNLDAFSKSVPTESLRTVVNELGTAFRDNGGNLQRVIDTTREFTAAAQQHLPQTKQLLADGKTVLATQNEQGSSIRSFSQDLRLLSEQLQRSDGDLRSVIQQAPPAAAQVSGLIRENDQLGPLLANLTSTSQLISAHKDGVEQLMTLYPAVVTASNSVMPGDGRAHFGLVLNVFDPLPCTAGYESTQRRPGNEMTPVPLNTQAYCAEPPGSDTSVRGAQNAPGQ
- a CDS encoding MCE family protein, yielding MARRIGPRGMRRPSATVRLVALGAAALVLLSGCGFRGVDSMPLPGGADVGSDPYTVKVRFQDVLDLVPNAGVRVNDVPVGRVSEIGLARDSWQAEVTVQVNGDVRLPANATARLRQSSLLGEKYVELGQPAEPVQPVGKLVDGDVIDLARTSRNPEVEEVLGAMSMLLNGGGVAQLQNITKELNAALEGRESDVRSLLSNVDELVAGLDAQRGDITRALDSVNRLSASLNAQRGNIDTALRDIEPGLRVLNEQRGQLVTMLQSLDKLSGVATNVVDQSKDDLVHNLNQLAPTLRELAAAGEDLPKSLEVLLTFPFPDNAVEGIKGSDYTNLYVNVDLNLTNILDNLGRSRQPLIHPPNGLPPLPLPGLTPEQPAPEQSPTTHPQPKPEPEKESGSWWENLFGGGDR
- a CDS encoding MCE family protein: MRKPPLTRMLAVACVLALAATAGVWWLFSGSERRITAYFDAAVGVYPGGDVRILGVAVGTVDEVRPNGRTVRVDMSLDRDVDVPADAGAVLVSPSVVSDRYVQLAPVYKGGPTMEDGAVIPSDRTATPVELDQVYRSLNQLTTALGPQGANADGALTELLNTGAANLDGNGKALADSIRHLGELGTTMSGNSEEFFGTVDNLQRFTSMLAANDEQVRRFNTQMQQVSSFLAAERGDFAAAMAELAVALGKVEGFVRDNRANLKSNVDQLNGVAQVLVKQKAALDESLNNAPLALSNLNNAYNGASGTLDTRANINELNQPPLVSVCKLLRQSGRQDVPLSLADACKSLQPVIDGVAPLPTPAQAINSLQKGQLPPLPLPLVDPSQGGGR
- a CDS encoding MCE family protein codes for the protein MSSFQQRDPLKIGIAGILVLVLAVVLAMNFESLPFVGGKTYQAHFTEAAGIKPDAEVRVAGVKVGSVSDVELDGDHVTVSFRVRDAWLGDHTTAAIKIKTLLGQKYLALDPQGGQELSTSDPIPVQRTMSPYDVIEAFSDLSNTVGQIDTKQLADSFRVMSDTFAGTPDEVTGALDGLSALSRTIASRDEQLEQLLTNTSNVSKTVADRNAEFERLLADGNLLLEEIRHRRESISSLLDGTRELSAQLSGLVDDNAAQLGPTLEQLDRVTKLLQRNQDNLDASLARFAPFTRLFSNVLGNGRWFDTYICGLLPPAVGPINQKGCQP
- a CDS encoding MCE family protein; the protein is MNGRSITGPLVKFLVFVLVTVLATGILVLTIANNDLRSAETYTARFTDVTALNEGDEVRIAGVKVGEVQDIAVVDRRVAEVRFSVTDRRLPESVTATVKYRNLVGQRYISLEQGAGSPGRYLPAGGTIPLERTRPALDLTVLLGGFKPLFQALSPQDVNKLSFEIIQVLQGEGGTVESLLAHTASLTSTIASKDQVIGEVIDNLNGTLETVNARDDQLSELIVQLQQVVSGLAADRDSIGDAVTAMDGLTNTTAGLLSEARPGLQQDIAALGDLSKNLNDHERLTDHWLKNMPGKVETISRTAAHGSWFNFYMCQAQGTVGVGDLNLPLPLAPVTQPRCQR